The following DNA comes from Micromonospora chokoriensis.
CTCCACCGGGATGACCTCACGCAGCGCGAAGAGCGCGTCGACAGCGCCCTCCGGGCTCTGCCGGCCGGCGCTGAGCGCGGCGCGGATCGGCCCGGCGAGGGGGTCCTGGAACGGCAACGGCTGGCCGTCGTCGGCGTACCCCAGAGCGAAGCGCAACCAGGACGCCACGACCAGCGCGCCCCAGCGCGCGGACCGACCGGTCGCGCGCAGGTCGACGATGGTGTGCAGGACACGCTGCGGCAGCTTCTGTGAGCCGTCCATCGCGACCTGGAGGGTGCGGTGGCGGATCGCCGGGTTGCCGAACCGGGCGAGGACCTGCTCGCCGTAGTCGACCACCCGGACCCCGTCCGGTGGGGTGAAGCTGGCGGCGACGTCCTCGGCGATCAGCCGGCGCAGCACGTCGCCCAGGTGCGGGATCTCCAGCGCCTCGGCGACAGTCTCCCGACCGGCCAGCGCGCCCAGGTAGGCGGTGGCCGAGTGGACGCCGTTGAGGGCCCGCAGCTTCAACCGCTCCCACGGGCCGGCGTCATCGGTGAGCACCGCCCCGGCGTGTTCCCAGCCCGGCCGGCCACCGGGGAAGTCGTCCTCGATGACCCACTGCGCGTACGGTTCGGCGGCGACCGCCGCCAGGTCGGTGACGCCGAGCGCCTGGCGTACCGCCTCGATCGTCTCCGGGGTGCTGGCCGGGACGATCCGGTCCACCATGGTGCCCGGACAGGAGACGTTGGCGGCCACCCAGTCGACCAGCCCGGTGGGCACCCCGACGGCACGACCGACCGTCTGGTCGAGCATGCCCCGCAATCGACGACCGTTGGCCGGCAGGTTGTCGCAGCTGACCAGCGCCACCGGCCCGGCGTCCGCGGCGGCCCGGGCGGCCAGCCCGCGCAGCAGCAGCCCCGGCACCGTGCGCGGCGGAGCACCGCCGGCCAGGTCCGCGGCGAGCGCCGAGTCCGGGGACAGGTGGCCGGTCACCGGATCGAGGTGGTACGCCTTCTCGGTGACGGTCAGCGTCACCACGCGCACCGCCGGGTCGGCGAGCAACGCCACCACGGCGTCCGGGTCGCTGGCCGCGTGCCGGACGCCGCTCAGCGCACCCACCACCCGGGTGGCGCTGCCGTTCGCGGAGAGGGCGCTGACGGTGAACAGGTTGTCCTGGGCGGTGAGCGCCTCGACCACCGCGGTGCTGCGCGGCGCGACGGCCACGATGCCCCAGTCGCCGCCGGCCGCGCCGACCGCCGCCTCGGTGAAGACCGCCTGGTGGGCGCGGTGGAACGCGCCCAACCCCAGGTGGACGACGCCGGTCGGCACCGTCCCGGGCCGGATCAGGGGGCGGGCCTCGACGGGCAGGTGGCGCACCATGCCCAGGCCGAGCCGGGACGCGCCGACGGTCACCGCCACGCCGGACCGTCCGGGAAGCGGAACTCGGCGATCGACGCCGGTTTCATGGTGGCGCTGTAACCGGGCCGCTCCGGCAGCAGGTAACGGCCACCGCGGGTACGCACCGGGTCGACGAAGTGCTCGTGCAGGTGGTCGACGTACTCGATCATCCGCCCGTCGAGCGCGGTGCCCACCCGCAGGTAGTCGAAGATCGCCAGGTGTTGGACGTACTCGCAGAGGCCGACCCCACCGGCGTGCGGGCAGACCGGCACCCCGAACTTCGCCGCCAGCAGCAGCTCGGCCAGGACCTCGTTGACACCGCCGACCCGGCACGCGTCGATCTGCATCACGCCGATCGCCTCGGCCTGCAACAACTGTTTGAAGATCACCCGGTTGGCGGCCACCTCACCGGTCGCGACCCGGCACCGGCCGCCGGTCACCTCGGTCACCGCGCGGGCGATCCGGGCGTGACCGAGGATGTCGTCGGCGTGGGTCGGCTCCTCGATCCAGTACGGGTCGACCTCCGCGAGGGTGGCCATCGCGGTGATCGCCTCGTCGACGTCCCAGACCTGGTTGGCGTCCATCATCAGCAGCGCGTCCGGGCCGATCTCGGACCGGATGATCCGGGCCCGCCGCAGGTCGTCGGCGAGCGCGCCGCCGACCTTCATCTTCATCGCCCGCCACCCGTCGTCGTACGCCTGCCGGGTCAGCGCCCGCACCTTGTCGTCGGGGTAGCCGAGCCAGCCGACCGAGGTGGTGTACGACGGGAAACCGTCGCGTTCCAGCGTGGCCAGTCGGTTGGTCAGCCCGTCGCGTCCCTTGTCGAGGATGGCCACCGCCTCGTCCGGGGTGAGCGCGTCGCTGATGTGCTTGAAGTCGACGCTGGCGACCAGTTCCTCGGTGGGCAACTCGGCGAGGAACCGCCACATCGGCTTGCCGGCCAGGGTGGCCCGCAGGTCCCACACCGCGTTGACCAGCGCGCCGGTCGCCATGTGGATGACGCCCTTCTCCGGGCCCAACCAGCGCAGCTGCACGTCGGCGCTGAGCGAGCGCCAGAACGCCACCGGCTCGGCGGTGATCTCCTCGATGGTGCGCCCCCGGACGTGGTGGGCCAGCGCGCGGACCGCCGCGCAGGTGATCTCGTTGCCCCGGCCATTGGTGAAGGTGAACCCGGCGCCGATCGCCCCGACGTCGGTGCCTAACTCCACGTACGTCGCCGAGTAGTCGCCGCGGTTGATCGCGTCGGAGCCGTCGCCCCGCGCGGCGGTCGGGAACCGCACGTCGTGCACCTCGACGGAGGTGATGGTGATGCTCACTGGTTGGTGCCTCCAAAGTTGAAGACCCTCTTGGGCAGCCGGTACGCCAGGTCGACGATGGTCTCGGCGGCCTCGTCCATCGGCAGCCGGTGCTCGGCGACCAGCCGGGCCAGGAAGCCGGCGTCGACCCGGCGGGCCACGTCGTGGCGTACCGGGATGGAGCAGAACGCCCGGGTGTCGTCCACGAACCCGGCGGTGTTGTAGAAGCCGGCGCTCTCGGTGACCGTCTCCCGGAACCGGCGCAGCACCTCCGGGGAGTCCAGGAACCACCAGGGCGCACCGAGCAGCAGCGCGGCGTACCCGCCGGCGAGGGGCGCCAACTCGCGGGTGAAGGTGTCCTCGTCCAGTGTGTAGAGCACCACCCGCAGCCGACTGTCGTTGCCGTAGCGCTGCAGCAGCGGGGCGAGCGCGTGCACGTACTCGGTGGCCTGCGGGACGTCGCCGCCGACGTCGCGGCCGTGCCGGGCGTGCAACCACCGGTTGTGGTTGCGCACCGCGCCGGGGTGCAACTGCATGACCAGGCCGTCGTCGAGCGACATCCGGGCGAACTCCACCAGCATGTGCGCCCGGAACGCCTCGGCGTCGGCGGCGTCGGCCTGGCCGCGCCGACCCCGGTCGTACAGCCGCTCGGCCTCGGCCGGCGTCAGGTCCAGGGTGCGCGCGGTGGGGTGGCCGTGGTCGGAGGACGTCGCGCCGGCGGCGATGAACGCCGCCCGTCGGGCCCGCAGCGCGGCCAGATAGCCGGCGTACGTGCCGGTGTCCTCCCCGGCCCGCTCACCGAGCCGCTCCACGTTGGTCGACCAGCCCTCGAACTCCATGTCCACCACGTCGTCCGGACGGAAGGTGGTGACGACCCGACCGCCCGGACCGCCCCAGCCGTCGGCGGCGAGCTTGGCGTGCTGGCCGAGGTCGTCCAGTGGCGACTCGGTGGTGGCGAGGACCTCGATGCCGAACCGCTCGAACAGTGCCCGGGGCCGGAAGTCCGGCTCGGCGAGCCGGGCCGCGATCTCGTCGTAGAGGGCGTCGGCGGTGGCCGGGCCGAGCGGGGTGTGCACACCGAACACGGTGCGGAAGGTCTGCTCCAGCCAGAGCCGCGACGGGGTGCCCCGGAACAGGTGCCAGTGCGCGGCGAAACGTCGCCAGATCACCCGCCCGTCGGTCTCCACCGGGCTGCCGTCGCGGGTGGGCACACCGAGGTCCGACGGGGGTACGCCCTGACTGAGCAGCATCCGGGTCAGGTAGTGGTCGGGAACGATGAGCAGCTGCGCCGGGTCTCCGAAGGGCCGGTCCTCGGCCAGCAGGGCCGGGTCGACGTGCCCGTGCGGCGAGATGATGGGCTGCGTCGCCGCGAGGGCGTACAGCTCCCGGGCCAGCGCGCGCTGGCCCGGTTCGGGCGGCAGGAGCAGGTCGGTGTGGTCGAACGTCGGCACGGGGATGGGCTCCTCGTCTCCTGGTCAGCGGGGGGTGAGCAGGTCGGCGACCCGGACCGGTCGACCGGTCTCGAAGGACCGGTTGGCCGCCAGGCCGGTGAGCAGGGCCAGCGCGCCGTCGTCGGCGGTCGCGGCGCGCTCCAG
Coding sequences within:
- a CDS encoding mannitol dehydrogenase family protein, with translation MAVTVGASRLGLGMVRHLPVEARPLIRPGTVPTGVVHLGLGAFHRAHQAVFTEAAVGAAGGDWGIVAVAPRSTAVVEALTAQDNLFTVSALSANGSATRVVGALSGVRHAASDPDAVVALLADPAVRVVTLTVTEKAYHLDPVTGHLSPDSALAADLAGGAPPRTVPGLLLRGLAARAAADAGPVALVSCDNLPANGRRLRGMLDQTVGRAVGVPTGLVDWVAANVSCPGTMVDRIVPASTPETIEAVRQALGVTDLAAVAAEPYAQWVIEDDFPGGRPGWEHAGAVLTDDAGPWERLKLRALNGVHSATAYLGALAGRETVAEALEIPHLGDVLRRLIAEDVAASFTPPDGVRVVDYGEQVLARFGNPAIRHRTLQVAMDGSQKLPQRVLHTIVDLRATGRSARWGALVVASWLRFALGYADDGQPLPFQDPLAGPIRAALSAGRQSPEGAVDALFALREVIPVEVAEDDEVRADVVAWLTALQQHGVEATVAGAR
- a CDS encoding enolase C-terminal domain-like protein produces the protein MSITITSVEVHDVRFPTAARGDGSDAINRGDYSATYVELGTDVGAIGAGFTFTNGRGNEITCAAVRALAHHVRGRTIEEITAEPVAFWRSLSADVQLRWLGPEKGVIHMATGALVNAVWDLRATLAGKPMWRFLAELPTEELVASVDFKHISDALTPDEAVAILDKGRDGLTNRLATLERDGFPSYTTSVGWLGYPDDKVRALTRQAYDDGWRAMKMKVGGALADDLRRARIIRSEIGPDALLMMDANQVWDVDEAITAMATLAEVDPYWIEEPTHADDILGHARIARAVTEVTGGRCRVATGEVAANRVIFKQLLQAEAIGVMQIDACRVGGVNEVLAELLLAAKFGVPVCPHAGGVGLCEYVQHLAIFDYLRVGTALDGRMIEYVDHLHEHFVDPVRTRGGRYLLPERPGYSATMKPASIAEFRFPDGPAWR
- the uxaC gene encoding glucuronate isomerase, coding for MPTFDHTDLLLPPEPGQRALARELYALAATQPIISPHGHVDPALLAEDRPFGDPAQLLIVPDHYLTRMLLSQGVPPSDLGVPTRDGSPVETDGRVIWRRFAAHWHLFRGTPSRLWLEQTFRTVFGVHTPLGPATADALYDEIAARLAEPDFRPRALFERFGIEVLATTESPLDDLGQHAKLAADGWGGPGGRVVTTFRPDDVVDMEFEGWSTNVERLGERAGEDTGTYAGYLAALRARRAAFIAAGATSSDHGHPTARTLDLTPAEAERLYDRGRRGQADAADAEAFRAHMLVEFARMSLDDGLVMQLHPGAVRNHNRWLHARHGRDVGGDVPQATEYVHALAPLLQRYGNDSRLRVVLYTLDEDTFTRELAPLAGGYAALLLGAPWWFLDSPEVLRRFRETVTESAGFYNTAGFVDDTRAFCSIPVRHDVARRVDAGFLARLVAEHRLPMDEAAETIVDLAYRLPKRVFNFGGTNQ